A single window of Acanthopagrus latus isolate v.2019 chromosome 1, fAcaLat1.1, whole genome shotgun sequence DNA harbors:
- the LOC119027879 gene encoding uncharacterized protein LOC119027879 isoform X1 gives MSCKQRSEISFFLFVVTAHLLTFRVCRSVSLGQRQEEKEGLTSHQVQDSNASRWERIKHDTDVQQGNWRLVEKVIRGPYLSKSNWPGLAEPRLESVASPGDSDSKLALNSLFWTSGHISRQPESSSQDPVDGYQADSTDFDGVQGKVLGPSFDSSSQSSEWLAMRPLVQCDDNVMTLTTSGEALAHLLVDREGASPISLFHLPSYCGYTVTTSRSDLQMMVSYDACYITQENGSYVLPMLWWGSPLKLACPVKMATPAPSYSPSVFCSTMGMVVQIKGQEQDIAMLGVIVNGGWRPFVFEDCAHRVPSDPGELTFFSPTSAPCITHQDGLHLQLVIDDHQYILSCPANPHSSPGDPQFPYIPDPVISAPTFPLPPEPPTQEQITQLPHYPYPGFQYPQLPQVYLPGPQPAHPPRPTPGSPPGSQQQQQQQQQQQQQQQQQQLQQLPYHPPMEDVVTQAPSFPNLSPEHDTSPYLVSKLPVGPSQYQFGAYYPFYYPAVTPAPIPATETPTTTAAPPAKHPASPYQPQYYQIPYHPAPTAAPVTQAPAPLPPSPPKQHVAPQYPVGQFYPPDSYYHYGHFPYPKPDLEPAPVSHPTVTSPPTPNPMIPKHPSYPFDQFYPQEPIYFQSPTFLPSAKQNPQAIPQELQKPAAPQSSCPHHPPDICGYYPYPYFPYYYPLYPPHCHPPYHPAVPQYPQTPPPMTKKPFITTGPTPATPTTVFIPTEPTKQNPHLRCLNGRMVVFLPFAHRDSIQVRDPDNTWLFLSSVSPLCGYLLQKAEDSGVIFQSPLPACHSEPRTPTTVSLPLRFWDLSIAQYRTLDLQCPHQATPMTPAPVTPPVFPTPPWSTMGKSILPDVPKPKVLCSSDQMTVELPSGPISGIFVKDIKGNQMNLQDAPKHCGYSARKGKDGKIHLSLQLHSNCHMSVQGKMHIITVVYMAVNGRREARLFCPLLVPGSGKECNLPSEQRLPCGPGSVSQPQCLSMGCCFSKQPPACYYPMDECTLDRHFVFSVPTSLTEPPLSPSLLVAAGNSTCKPQRVTTDYAFFKIPMDGCGTRRVMVGKAVIYMVEIVNKVQALSLNYGTITRDSPVRLLVECRYLPSTVLSVSYMVKSPTLGPVHTQGVFGVQLRIAKDSQYTSYYPQYHQPLQMLLGKPLYLEVRLLNTPDPSLVLLVHYCVAYPRSGKAVWLLLYNGCPNPYDPAPQQAVVLNPQPPTPRAQTRRFTISTFQFLPDGEFKDPTEEIYFMCSTEICSPRDGPCVEGCFGQ, from the exons ATGTCTTGCAAACAGAGAAGTGAaatatctttctttttatttgtagtAACAGCTCATTTGCTCACGTTTCGAGTCTGCCGTTCAGTAAGTTTAGGGCAGcggcaggaggagaaggagggtcTCACCTCTCACCAGGTTCAGGACTCAAACGCTTCCAGGTGGGAGCGGATTAAACACGACACCGACGTCCAGCAGGGAAACTGGCGCTTGGTTGAAAAAGTCATCCGGGGCCCATATCTGAGCAAATCCAACTGGCCGGGTCTCGCTGAACCTCGGCTTGAGTCTGTCGCCTCTCCTGGTGATAGTGACAGCAAGTTGGCGCTCAACAGCCTGTTCTGGACCAGTGGTCACATCAGCAGACAACCGGAGAGCTCCTCTCAAGACCCCGTGGATGGATATCAAGCAGATTCCACAG ATTTTGATGGAGTCCAGGGCAAGGTGTTGGGACCATCATTTGACTCCAGCTCACAATCCTCTGAGTGGCTGGCCATGAGGCCTTTGGTGCAGTGTGATGATAACGTCATGACCTTAACTACCTCAGGAGAAGCACTCGCACACCTGTTAGTGGACAGAG agggaGCCTCTCCCATCTCCCTGTTCCACTTGCCTTCATACTGTGGTTACACCGTGACGACGTCAAGGAGCGACCTGCAGATGATGGTGTCATATGATGCCTGTTACATCACACAGGAG AACGGCAGCTATGTGCTGCCCATGTTGTGGTGGGGCAGCCCACTGAAGCTCGCCTGTCCGGTGAAGATGGCCACTCCTGCGCCGTCATACTCCCCCTCAGTCTTCTGCTCCACCATGGGCATGGTGGTACAGATCAAGGGTCAGGAGCAGGATATAGCGATGCTGGGAGTCATAg TGAACGGAGGTTGGCGTCCTTTTGTATTTGAAGACTGTGCACACCGTGTCCCCTCTGATCCTGGGGAGCTCACTTTTTTCAGCCCCACCAGTGCTCCTTGTATCACTCATCAA GATGGTCTTCATCTCCAGCTTGTGATTGACGATCACCAATACATCCTCTCCTGTCCAGCCAATCCTCACTCTTCTCCTGGTGACCCCCAGTTTCCCTACATCCCAGATCCTGTTATCTCTGCACCcaccttccctctccctcctgaaCCTCCAACCCAGGAGCAGATTACTCAACTTCCCCACTACCCATATCCTGGATTCCAGTACCCCCAGCTTCCACAGGTTTACCTTCCTGGCCCACAACCAGCACATCCTCCCAGACCCACTCCTGGCAGTCCTCCTGgatcgcagcagcagcagcagcagcagcagcagcagcagcagcagcagcagcagcagcagctgcagcagcttccttACCATCCTCCTATGGAGGATGTGGTGACACAAGCTCCATCCTTCCCAAATCTTAGCCCAGAGCATGATACTTCTCCCTATCTAGTTTCAAAATTACCTGTTGGACCTTCTCAGTATCAATTTGGTGCCTATTACCCATTCTACTACCCTGCAGTGACTCCAGCTCCAATCCCTGCTACTGAAACACCCACTACtactgctgctcctccagccaAACATCCAGCAAGTCCTTATCAACCACAGTATTATCAGATACCTTACCATCCTGCACCCACAGCAGCACCAGTCACCCAAGCACCTGCTCCGCTCCCTCCCAGCccaccaaaacaacatgtaGCTCCACAGTACCCAGTTGGGCAATTTTATCCACCTGATTCTTACTACCATTATGGACATTTTCCCTACCCAAAACCTGATCTTGAGCCCGCACCTGTCTCACACCCTACTGTCACCTCCCCTCCTACCCCCAACCCGATGATTCCCAAACACCCCAGCTACCCATTCGACCAGTTTTACCCACAAGAACCCATTTATTTCCAGTCGCCCACATTTTTGCCGTCAGCAAAACAGAACCCTCAAGCTATTCCTCAAGAACTTCAGAAGCCAGCAGCTCCACAATCCTCCTGCCCTCATCACCCTCCAGACATTTGTGGCTACTACCCTTATCCATATTTTCCCTATTACTATCCTCTATACCCACCACATTGCCATCCACCCTACCACCCCGCTGTGCCCCAGTATCCACAGACTCCGCCACCTATGACCAAAAAGCCTTTCATCACCACTGGCCCGACTCCTGCAACTCCCACTACCGTGTTTATCCCAACTGAGCCCACTAAACAGAACCCCCATCTTCGGTGTCTGAATGGGAGAATGGTTGTCTTCCTGCCTTTTGCTCACAGAGACTCCAtccaggtcagag ACCCAGACAACACATGGCTGTTCCTCTCCAGTGTGTCTCCACTGTGTGGGTACCTGCTACAGAAGGCTGAGGACTCTGGAGTAATCTTTCAAtctcctctgcctgcctgccacaGCGAGCCACGG ACTCCCACAACTGTTTCTTTACCTCTGAGGTTTTGGGACCTTTCCATAGCGCAGTATAGGACTCTGGATCTACAGTGCCCACATCAAGCTACCCCTATGACGCCTGCACCAGTTACCCCACCAGTGTTCCCAACCCCACCTTGGAGCACCATGGGAAAGTCCATCCTGCCTGATGTCCCGAAGCCTAAAGTCCTTTGCTCCTCTGATCAGATGACGGTGGAGCTCCCCTCGGGTCCCATCTCTGGAATTTTtgttaaag ACATCAAAGGGAACCAGATGAACCTCCAGGATGCCCCGAAGCACTGTGGGTATTCTGCAAGAAAAGGCAAAGATGGCAAAATCCATTTGAGTCTCCAGTTACACTCAAACTGCCACATGAGTGTGCAG GGTAAAATGCACATCATCACTGTCGTCTACATGGCGGTAAATGGGAGACGGGAGGCTCGGTTATTCTGTCCACTTCTCGTCCCAGGGTCTGGAAAAG AGTGCAACCTTCCCAGCGAACAGCGTCTCCCCTGCGGACCCGGCTCTGTATCCCAGCCACAGTGCCTCTCCATGGGCTGCTGCTTCAGCAAGCAACCTCCTGCCTGCTACTACCCAATGGATg AGTGCACTCTTGACCGCCACTTCGTCTTCTCCGTGCCCACCTCCCTCACGGAGCCCCCTCTTTCCCCTTCACTGCTTGTGGCTGCTGGTAACTCCACCTGCAAACCTCAGAGAGTGACGACTGACTACGCCTTTTTCAAGATCCCAATGGATGGGTGTGGGACACGCCGAGTT ATGGTGGGGAAAGCGGTGATCTACATGGTGGAGATTGTCAACAAGGTTCAGGCACTCAGCCTCAACTATGGCACCATAACAAGGGATTCTCCTGTCAG GTTGTTGGTGGAGTGCAGGTATCTGCCGAGCACTGTTCTGAGTGTGAGCTACATGGTGAAATCTCCCACCCTTGGACCTGTTCATACCCAGGGGGTGTTTGGAGTCCAGCTCAGGATTGCCAAAG ACTCCCAGTACACCAGCTACTACCCTCAATATCACCAGCCCTTGCAGATGCTGCTTGGGAAACCCCTCTACCTGGAAGTGCGGCTGCTCAACACCCCAGATCCCAGTTTGGTGCTTCTGGTGCATTACTGTGTGGCCTACCCTCGCTCTGGAAAagctgtgtggctgctgcttTACAATGG ATGTCCCAACCCATATGACCCAGCCCCGCAGCAGGCTGTGGTGTTAAATCCCCAGCCGCCCACTCCTCGGGCTCAAACCCGCCGTTTCACCATCAGCACCTTCCAGTTCCTTCCTGATGGCGAGTTCAAGGACCCGACCGAAGAG ATCTACTTCATGTGTTCAACTGAGATCTGCTCGCCGCGTGATGGCCCGTGTGTCGAGGGATGTTTCGGCCAGTGA